tcttgagctcagctagttctagtggtgtcgtattatagggtctcctagaaattgggacATTTCCTGGGACAAGATCTATCCCGAACTTGACATCCCTGtgaggtggaacacctggcagttcttcgagaaagacatctggaaagtcacggactaccggaacgtcttcgaggtctggcaaaggactggcattaagagagtaGAGCTGGCGcttagctactcgggtcaagacattaactacCTTGCccgatggatgtgtaagttgaacagtcctagagaaacaatcaatcttagcatgatgggctgacatctagTCCATTCCCAACATGATATTAATGTCCgaggatttgagagctatcaaacatgcaaggaaaacaagtctatcgacatgAATTTCATACCCATGGCTTACTTTAGAAGTTTgacatctagaaccaggagtagaaatttccatggtagagggcatgtcacaaaatgcggtgttatgcaaacgagcatagctctcggatataaaagaatgagatgctccagtatcgaaaagaatagatGTCGGATGGCacttaacaaggagcgtaccaagaacaACGTTGGGATCATCCTGAGCATTTTCAGCTGAGACACGGTTCACATGGCCACGTGTAGTTGTGGCCCGCTTGGCATAGTACACCTTCCTTgctggcttgccacggccaacagccttGCCGGACTAGTTGGTGttggggttgttctggggacactctcgcatgtagtgacccagttctccacacttgaagcatgtcacagtgCTGGTGTGTGGGGGAGCATTGGCGGTTGATCCACCCTAAGACTTGGGCCGTGCATACTGCTAGGTTGGACGAGGCGCCTAATAGGATGGCcttggtgtgaacctgggtggcagagctgtgttaggcacccacacccggcgcCTCTGAGAGCCAGAACCGGATGACGAACTAGTGTCACGGATGTGCTTGCGTGTAGCTTCGAagtcagtctgacctgtctcagcactgatagcCTTATTCACTAGCTTCTGGAAGGAAGTGCATTCGTGCAGTCGGAGAttacggcgaagctcggggctgagtcccttgcggaacctcgcCTACTTCTTGGTGTCGGTGGATACTTCTTTAGTTGCATAATGTGCTAGGTTTCCAAACTCTCTGCTGTATGCATCCACTATGAGTCTACCCTGGGTGAAGTTGCAAAACTCCTCCCACTTGCGATCCATAAGACCTTCCAGAATTAGTACACACTAGGTCATATTCCACAAGACGCGCAGGActgtggagatacaactactacataCTACTAGTGTTGTGATCCAGCTCAGTCGTCTCCaactccgtagtagtcctcatagagatTACCTGCATAGCCTGGAAGCGGAACGTGCGGATCCAGAAACTCACGGTCACGTCGGGCCTATGGACCATATGGACTCGCACTACTACAGGATTGATCTCCTGTAACACGTTGATGTGCTACTACAGCTTAGATATTGTGTTACTAAAGCTCACAGTAACACACTTTTGTATGTGTTCCTGTAGGCTATGTTACTAGGCGATGTCTATTGTAGCACATAAGAGTTGTTCCTATATGTATATAAACGTGTTACTATTGTATCGTTGCAACGCAAGCCATATGTGTTACCGAAGGCGTGGTAACACTCTTTTAGAACTATAGGCACACACTTTGTAACATGTTTTTCCTTGCGTAGCAACATGCTAGTAACACGGTTTAACAAAATTGCAACACAAGTAGCAACGCAATACTAACACAATTTTTGTATATATTCTAACATCTCTAGTGGTGATTGGTAGCCAACCTAGTAACACCTTTTCCTAACTATAGTAACACGACATAATTTGTCCAATGTGTTGTGCAACCATTTTTTATGAAATATTGTATCAATACATTTTTTTATACTTCCCCAATGAAAAGCGATAAGCATATGGCACACAGCGTATACTATATAAAAAGACCATGGACATAAAGCTTGCATATATGCACGAGGATATAAAATATCAATATGGTCCATGCCATTCCATAGCATTTGTAACAATAAACATATAGAAGATCCATATTTTAGGGGGAAAATACATTTCTCAACCCACAAATGTAAACTATAGTATGCGAAAGATTTCCTATCATTGAACCCATGTAACACCCCTTTTCATGTTCACTAGAATGTGCCCCTCGGATCTTTCTTGCatcaatatgtcatatttgcatcTCAATTCCTCATAAGCAAAAGCATCCGAATCAACTCAACCACTGAACCTCTCAATCTACAAGAAAAAAAATCAGTTACGACTACATTAAGTATATCGTGAAGTTAATTTAACAAAACCCAAGAAGTTAAATATTGAGTTATACATGATGAAGGCCAAGCAATTGTTAATCCAGAGGTGAAAGCATCGCCAATTGTCCTACAATTTTCCCTTTCCCTTACCAAGACCTGACATTCCTCAATAGGTGATCAACTTGCACTTCTATGAACTGCCGACCTAGCTCAATACCACCAACCATTTTTTTTAATTGCAACCCAAAATGCTAGCATGTGCTACATGCCTTTTGTTTGGATATACTGAAGACTTCAGAATCACTTTTGTGCCAACCTGAAATGAGGTTCAaattataatatatagtaataaaAACCAATTTTGTGAACACGAATCTAGTATTAACACACTATTTTTGTTACCTCCATGGAAGGAGTGCGTTTCTGCTTAGAGGGCACATGGACTACAGACTTGTCTTGAGTGCTTTGTTTGTGTACTCTTGGCAAATTTCCATCCATAGTCTTCCTGCTCTTTCTCATCTACAGATAAACATAAGAGGAAAAATAATTTATCCTTGTGATTTTGCAATGCAAAGTTCACACCACATTTTATTCATCAAATATTACGTGTGGCAACATCATTTTATAACCTCAGGAGAGTCCATTCCATGCAAATCAAACATAAAATGCAGAAACTCATTCATTCAACATTATACAGACAAATATGAGTCAGTAGGATGAATATTGGATTGCACTTGAATGAAAAATCTCTAGTACAACATGATATTTTAACTAAATGTGCGTGAATAACAAATCACGCCATCAATAATTCATATGGAAAATGTTTTCGATTACTTACTAGGAAGCAGATTTCTTAAGAGATAACCATTACCTCTCCATCAAAAACAGGATCGAAAACAGgatgggctggtgatgatggtgcttgATATGACAATTTATTGCAGCCCTCATTTTCAAGATGATGCTTCTATACAACAATGTAAAGAGATTAATAAGCTGTAGTGTATCCTTCATAGCATGAGTAACAACAAGATTCTAACCTGTTTGATTATCTTCGTGCGTGCCATGTCGATGTGGTTATTCTGCATTTTGCATGAATAGGCATTCATTATTAGACACTTACAGAGTGTAgtgataaataaacaaatttacCATTGTTGTATCTCTGGGTTTGATCACTACGTATTCTGCATCGGATCCATTGGCATGAACTCTCTGCAAAATGAAATATTTATAAAGAGAGCTGAAAATGAACTAACACATGTCGAATATATTGACAATACCTTTCTTTTATTATTATGTAGTACTTCTGGATGAGATTCGCCACTACCTACGGTTTGAAAATTTTCCTACAACAAAAATTAAACAAGTTTCAGTAAAATAATTATATCAATGCAACATACCAACTTCCTAAATCAAGGGTATAAATGAATACTGGCTGTATAAGATGTACTATGAATTTCAGGGTACATAAATTTTAAAAATCAGTACTAATCAGAGTTCGGAGTACAAAATCTTTGGCCCCAATCTAAGTACTGCATATATCAGTAATAATCAGAGATCAGAGTATAAGATCTTTGGCCCCAATCTAACTACTGCATATATCAGTAATCATCAGAGTTCAGACTACAAGATTTTTGGTCCCAATTTTTGTCTAACTACTACTAAGAGTACTACTCTGAGTACTATGCATTTCAGAGAACTATACAAGATATACTATGACAGTACTGTACAAGATATACTATGAATTTCGGAGTACAAGATCTGGGCCCCCCAGTTTTGTATAACTACAACATATATCAGTACTAATCAGGGTGTTATAGCCTCCAAAATCAGGGGGTTAAAGACTGAAACCTTAAACTGCAAAGAGGGGGGAAAGCAGCCAACATCTCACGTATATTCAGAGAACATGGTACTACTTCTGAAGTGCACAAAAACCAGACTATAAGCCATATGTCAGTTTAACACAATGACTAATGATTACAGCACATCCTCCACTCTTATCCTAAATTAACCACTGGTTTACTTACTGCCTGGTACGCACAATCCTAATACCAGATTCAGGGAGGAAAACAAAGGGAGGAGGAAAGAGAATCAGTCACGCATAGAAGGGAGAAAGCAACGAACTGGGAGTTTAGATCGATACCAGCCAGGAGAATGGTGTAGCCCTTCGGGATTTAGTTCCGGAGTTGAGGGTCGACGATGTTGTTGCCGCAACGATGCAAACCACACTGAGGCAGATCTGGGCAGCGATGGTTTCAATCGGGCGTTGACGGACGGCCAGGCGCGTGGGTGGCCGCTGACAGGTGGCGTTGGATGAGGATGTAGTGGGGTtggaggggcggcgaggtggccgctGAGGGGCGGCGACGGAGGCCGCCGAGGTGAGGCTTCGAGGGCGGCGTGAATGATGCAGATGGGATTAGCGATCTAATTTATTTAGCGCTTCATTAGTTAACCAGATGAAAAATTAAGCGGGACTAAATTAGGAGATCTAAAGGGAACTTTTTGTCCATCGAGAAGTGGAGGAGGGAAATCGAGATCTGGAGGAATTTTTTGCGGGAATAATCCAGAGACTGTTTGATGAAATATtttctttggagaaaaaaatattaGATCTAGAAATAATTCGAGAAATGCAAAAACAATAGAGCATATTTTGTATTTATTTCATTACTGAGAAGGAAATAATATATAGTTATAAATAGTAATTTCTTTATGAAATGAATATAGTTCGCAAAAAAAGGAATGAATATAACAATATAATTTTGTGAATTTGTATGGCAAACATTGTAAAAAATAATTACTTACCTTCATTCGTACTGCCACCTCCAAGTCCGGCGACTCTGAAGTGATGGACTGGTGGTGCGCCTCGATTGACGCATCCTGACATGGATGTTGTGTGCCCATGCCGCATGTGGAGTCCGACGACCTCGCCGGGAAAAAGAGATTCATGTACGTGCGAGGAATTGATTGATGATCTGTCATTGACCGTAGAGAGACTTTGAATGAGGGAGGAAGCCCCTGCGCCTACTTCAATATGAGAAGACAGGTGAAGTACAAGTGCTCCCAAGGGACTCCGACGGTGAGAGAGCAAGGAACCTCCCAACCGATGATTGCTTTATATTTACCAAGTTGTGTTTGTGATTTAATTGATGGAATAGAAATAAGGCACTGAGACGCCTATAAGCACTGAAGCGAGTCAAAGatgcgccgctgtcatcgcccctccctcgctggaGCGAGGCAAAACTTgctgtagtagacagtcaggaaaTCGTCATGCTAACTGTTCTATTTTGATCAATTTTTTTATAAAGGATAGGTTGGCGATCTTTCCACTACAAGGTGTTTTTCGATCAGTTGATTCACTTTTTGAGTCGTCTAATGCAAAATCAATGTCCAGATGGCATTGTACAACATCCTATCTTTGTTGTTCATCTTCCTCACTGAACCGCGCCATAGACCCTTGGATGAATCGCTAGCCTCTATCGCCCGTGGTGCTCCCACGCCAGCCTCGTAGCCCCGGCCTCCCCTCACCACCGTCCCCGATCATTCCTTTAAACCAGGGAACCACTAGATTTTTTCCAGCGGGCCTGCACCCCCTTTCATCAGAACTGTCAAGTTTCAAACTTGCCTTCACCGACTGTCGCGCGCTACACTTGTTCCTGGCCAAGGTCTTGTCGGTGTCTCCATGGCTCGCTATAACTTGCCTCGGTGCCATAGTCGACTACCTCGTGCTTCGCCACGCATCCTTCCCATGAAATTCGATCGACCCAAATCCATTTTTTAGTCAACTTATACTAAAATAAATGTACTTGCTTGTAATACAATTTGGTCCCAATCGATTACTTATGTGTGATTGGCATGTATATGAGTCGCACAATAATACAAGAACGCGTACATACATGATAAAAGACAACTGCTAtatgaaccaacctgtggttggatgattAAAGGGACTTTCAGGATTTTTAGCggtgtgcattcagtgggaggagacgttcccgttgacgacgaggtgcgtacggtgactttgtaaatttcaagatgatatggcGGCTCGGtgtttcggaggtgctcataggggtaggatgtgtgtgtgtatgttcatagggtgagtgtatgcacgcGTATATGAATGCTTACGTTTGTACTGTGTGTATACGGATAAGAAATCTCTTTTTGACACGTACGGGATATAATAAACTTGTAGAGAAAAGAGACGTGGCAACCAGCTTTGGGAGGTGGGCACACGCACGCACGATTAGAGTTGGACGGCTCCTTACACGACCGACACGAAGCTTCAATCAGCCGGTCGAGTTGTATAATAATTTCCCAAAAAGAAAACACCACAAAAGAAAACACTTTATTGATTCGTTCCTCATCTCTTACCTCGATCCCCTgttccgccgccgcccgacccgagCGCTGGCTGCTGGCCGCATCGCGGCCACAGGGAGGCTGTGCCGCCGCCGCTTGAGTCCACACTCAGCGTTGCATCCGCTCGATTCCATACCTCCACCGGCCGCTCTAGTCCACAGCCCACGCCGCCTCCTATAGCCGCTCGAATCCACTCGTCCGCCGTCCGTAGGAGCTGTCGCTGGAGTCCACGGACGGGAGACTGGGAGACGGCGGAAGAGCAGGATTTCGCCTCCGCCGACCATTACTTGGACGCTGGTTCTCCACAATCTGGTGGCGGGCGCCGCTAGAGCTTCAGAACTCGCTGTTGTGCCTCTTTTTCAATTTTTTATTTAAAGGAACACACGACTCATTTCATAGTAGTACTGGGTATATTGCTAGATCATAATGTTCAGAATTTCATTGCCGTCGTCAGATGCGTTGAGTCAGTTTAAAACTTCACAAAGTGTCAATCGTGTCAAACAATAAACAATATACATAGTTCGAACAAAACCTTCACACAGTGCCAATCGTGTTTTCCATAACTTGTGAAAAATTAAGCTGACACATTACTTGAGCTGTCAAAGGCATAGTTGTAAGGTTTCATCCTTGTACTCTGCACTAACAAGAAAATCATATGAGGTTTGAATTATCCGGCACATTACTTGAGCAAAAAAGATAAGTTGACAGCACTCACTCTGAATGTTCAGCAGTGAGTAAGCTCAGTTTACCTAGATATTCAATCAAAGGTGCCTTCCATTTGCCTTGTTGTGCTTTTAGAGCTGCAAGTGAAATCTTGCATTTGGAGCGTAGTCACAACGCATACTGTAGAATATGATGTCCACTTTGGCTTAGCTCAGTATTATAAACTCGCTGTTGGAAAGTAACGATGGTTCAATGCAATTTCAACTGTTTTAGCACTATAATAAATTCACTAATGATATTTGCTACTTTAACATGGAGGCGGTGGATCTAACAACTATGAAAAAGTTATTGTGTTCTCCTAGACCAAGTGCAGACTATTTGGCTGGCGTAGATGGTTTTCTTGCTTTTGCATACACTGGAAAAAGTTCGGATGCCAAGATCCATTGTCCATGCGTCAAATGTGTCAATAGGAACTTGTTGAAGCGGGACACCGTATATGATCATTTGGTGTGTGATGGAATGCTACTTGGATACGCTGTTTGGGGTTGTCATGGTGAAACTGCAGGATACATCTCCTCTAACAAACAAAAAAGGTCAAAACAGGAAGGCATAAACTCTAATATGCGCCAGCTAGTACATGATGTTTTCGGGAACATATATAATGGGTCTCAAGTGAATGACTTTGATGACCCAAACCCTCCACAACATAGGCCAGATCCTGAAACCCAAGCCTTTTATGACTTGATGAGAGAAGCAGATGTACCTTTGTGGAAAAGGATATTAGATTGCTCGCCCTGGGCCCAATTAATGCAGCCAAAAGATATTGCGCTTTCAACTCCCGAGGCTACCATTTTAGGCCTAAACGCTTGGATAAAGAGACACAAAATAGTGGAGTCATGGTAACTGCAAAAACTTCTAGTTATGATTCAGCACATGATGCCAATCCTGTTTTACGTGATGTGACGTACTACGGGAGGGTAATTGATATTGTCGAGCTAAACTACTCTGGATAGTTTTCAGTGGTGTTGTTTAAATGTGAATGGGTTAATGTGTTCTCAGGAACAGGAATGAAAAAGACAAGTACGGTTACACACTTGTCAACTTCTCACATCTAATACACAAAGGAGAAAAGATTGAGCATGAGCCTTTTATTTTCCCTAACCAGGCGAATCAAGTGTTCTATGTGGAAGATGAATTGAATCCAGGTTGGTATGTGGTAATGAAGTTGCCAAAGCCTAGAGATGTATATGACTTAGGCAACTTGGAACGGGAAGCGCAGACAGAAAATGAGCCATTCCATGTTTCACAGCTTGAAGAGAGTTTGAAAAGAAAGAACAATGAACAACATTGGGTTAGAAGAGACGTTGAGGGGACAATAGTGGATGCTAATAATGCTTCGAGCAACGAAGAATAGTTGAGGTTAGGAGCAATATGTTCTTGTGTTTCCATATTCAATTTGCAAGATGTGTTTTTATCTCTAGTATAATTTGTTGTTCAATCTTTCTGTTCTTCAATTATGTTTTGTGCATTCTTTCTTTTATGTTGGGTTGACACTTTCATATCAGATATGAAATTTAGTGATAAAAGTAGCACAAAATGTCTCTTCTATTTTCTTGTTCGTGCTTTGAATTATTTTGGCTGCATGCTACAGGTTCAAACTGGATGCTACATGGAGGCATGGAGGGGTGGTCGACTGTGTGCTTTGTGTTGGTACAAAATAGCCTACTTTTTTTTGTTTGCTGGCTTTCTGCTGACTACTTGACCAACTTGCTTGGTCATATACTGCTGTGTGAGACCATGTCTTGGTCAAAACTTAGTATACTCTTATATTCATGCTTGGTAATTCGGTCAGCTGCGACACCACGTGCTTGTTTGGAAAACATTTTATACTTTGGTCAACAACAGTTCAGAATTGAGATATAAGCAGCTTGTTTGGAACCTTATTTTGTATACTTTGGTTAACAATTCAGAATTGGCATACTCTTACATTGTTCAAAAATCCTTTTTTTTAACGtgaacgacagtgggagaggctcccacttaCTTTGTATTTACTCACAAAAGCA
Above is a window of Triticum aestivum cultivar Chinese Spring chromosome 6B, IWGSC CS RefSeq v2.1, whole genome shotgun sequence DNA encoding:
- the LOC123139222 gene encoding uncharacterized protein encodes the protein MGTQHPCQDASIEAHHQSITSESPDLEVAVRMKENFQTVGSGESHPEVLHNNKRKRVHANGSDAEYVVIKPRDTTMNNHIDMARTKIIKQKHHLENEGCNKLSYQAPSSPAHPVFDPVFDGEMRKSRKTMDGNLPRVHKQSTQDKSVVHVPSKQKRTPSMEVGTKVILKSSVYPNKRHVAHASILGCN